One genomic segment of Chitinibacter sp. FCG-7 includes these proteins:
- the recG gene encoding ATP-dependent DNA helicase RecG, with protein MDFAKLPAPLQAKLAKVGISRPFDLVLHLPMRYEDETHLYAIADAPLGAGVLIEGEVLSCEVNYKPRKQLVARVKDASGSVMVRLLNFYPSQAQQLAVGKRVRLYGEIRRGYFGPEMVHPKIRVGGEVSLQEALSPIYPTTAGLSQNQLATLIAKALKAEPLPDTLPQALLDEISLPDFASSVKLLHTPTPDIPQILLTARTHPAWQRLKFDELLAQQLSLRLARAVRRERTAPKIAPAGRLAAQLIGSLPFGLTNAQKRVLLEINRDLAQPHPMQRLLQGDVGAGKTIVAAVAACHAIEAGFQVAMLAPTEILAEQHYQKLSQWLAPLGVKVIWLAGSLKTREKREALAAAADGSGQLLVGTHAIFQASVELKNLGLAIVDEQHRFGVAQRLALREKGGSPHQLMMSATPIPRTLAMSFYADLDVSVIDELPPGRTPIVTKLISDARRDEIIERIAAKVLEGRQVYWVCPLIEESETLQLQTAVDTHAQLSEELEGGQFGKICVGLLHGRMKADEKAATMAAFSRNEIQVLVATTVIEVGVDVPNASLMVIEHAERMGLSQLHQLRGRVGRGAHASLCILLYTGPLGDTAKARLKVIYEHTDGFEIARQDLQIRGPGELAGVKQSGVPMLRFADLEADADLLEVARETAEQILAHNPQLAQPHLDRWLPGREALLKV; from the coding sequence ATGGACTTCGCCAAACTCCCCGCCCCTTTGCAGGCCAAGCTCGCCAAAGTCGGTATTAGCCGGCCGTTTGATCTGGTGCTGCATCTGCCGATGCGTTACGAAGACGAAACGCATTTGTACGCCATTGCCGATGCGCCATTGGGTGCGGGCGTACTGATTGAGGGCGAAGTTTTATCGTGCGAAGTAAACTATAAGCCACGCAAACAGCTGGTTGCGCGCGTCAAGGACGCCAGCGGTTCGGTGATGGTGCGGCTGCTTAACTTCTACCCGAGTCAGGCGCAGCAGCTCGCGGTCGGTAAACGCGTGCGGCTGTACGGCGAAATCCGCCGTGGCTATTTCGGCCCTGAAATGGTGCACCCGAAAATCCGTGTTGGCGGTGAAGTGAGTTTGCAAGAAGCACTCAGCCCCATTTACCCGACGACGGCCGGTTTGTCGCAAAACCAGCTCGCCACGCTCATTGCCAAAGCCTTAAAAGCCGAGCCGCTGCCCGATACGCTGCCGCAAGCCCTGCTCGACGAAATCAGCCTGCCGGACTTTGCCAGCAGCGTGAAACTGCTGCACACGCCAACGCCTGATATTCCGCAAATCCTGCTTACCGCACGCACGCATCCGGCGTGGCAGCGTTTGAAGTTTGATGAATTACTCGCTCAACAATTGTCGCTGCGGCTCGCCCGCGCAGTGCGGCGTGAACGCACCGCGCCCAAAATTGCACCCGCTGGCCGCTTGGCAGCACAACTGATCGGCAGCCTGCCTTTTGGCCTGACGAATGCCCAAAAACGAGTATTACTTGAAATTAATCGCGACTTGGCGCAGCCGCACCCGATGCAGCGCTTGCTACAGGGCGACGTTGGCGCGGGTAAAACGATCGTCGCCGCCGTCGCAGCCTGTCATGCAATCGAGGCAGGTTTTCAAGTCGCAATGCTCGCGCCGACCGAAATTCTGGCCGAGCAGCATTATCAAAAACTCAGCCAATGGCTCGCGCCGCTTGGCGTCAAAGTCATCTGGCTGGCGGGTAGCCTGAAAACCCGCGAAAAGCGCGAAGCACTCGCTGCGGCCGCCGATGGTAGCGGCCAGTTGCTGGTCGGCACGCATGCGATTTTTCAGGCCAGCGTCGAGCTGAAAAATCTGGGGCTGGCGATTGTTGACGAGCAGCATCGCTTTGGTGTGGCGCAGCGTTTGGCGCTGCGCGAAAAAGGCGGTAGCCCGCACCAATTGATGATGTCGGCAACGCCGATTCCGCGCACGCTGGCGATGAGTTTTTACGCTGATCTGGACGTAAGCGTCATCGACGAATTGCCGCCGGGTCGCACGCCGATTGTCACCAAACTGATTTCGGATGCGCGCCGCGACGAGATTATCGAGCGCATCGCCGCCAAAGTGCTTGAAGGTCGGCAGGTGTATTGGGTGTGCCCGCTGATTGAAGAATCAGAAACGCTGCAATTACAAACTGCGGTTGATACGCACGCACAATTGAGCGAAGAACTCGAAGGAGGACAATTTGGAAAAATTTGCGTCGGCCTGTTGCATGGCCGAATGAAAGCCGATGAAAAAGCCGCAACGATGGCGGCGTTTTCACGCAATGAAATTCAGGTTTTGGTCGCAACCACGGTAATCGAAGTCGGTGTCGATGTGCCCAACGCCAGCCTGATGGTGATCGAGCACGCCGAACGGATGGGCTTGTCGCAATTACACCAGCTGCGCGGCCGCGTCGGTCGTGGCGCGCACGCGAGCTTGTGCATTTTGCTCTACACCGGCCCGCTCGGCGACACAGCCAAGGCGCGGCTCAAGGTGATTTACGAGCACACCGATGGCTTTGAAATTGCGCGGCAAGATTTGCAAATCCGCGGGCCCGGCGAGCTGGCTGGCGTCAAGCAATCGGGCGTGCCGATGCTGCGCTTTGCCGATCTGGAAGCCGATGCGGATTTGCTGGAAGTGGCTCGCGAAACGGCCGAGCAGATTCTGGCGCACAATCCACAGCTGGCACAGCCGCATCTGGATCGCTGGTTGCCGGGACGCGAAGCGCTGCTCAAGGTTTAA
- a CDS encoding substrate-binding periplasmic protein: MTFCRLPRWPLRSLLLASLITVSTSSQASELTLLVGDNPPFNSFVHGKPEGMAVDVVGEMLKRSAISAKQYNYPWARALQTAATTPNHCVYTLGRIAEREKRYVWIGPIARIQGVFFGLRERQLQLKSLDDARKLRIGDLRQGANAVWLEQLGFKIDYANTEEQNIKKLLAGHIDLYPASLHAGPEIARRMKIPPQRITPLLAFNQVDLYLGCSPNTPSPLIKRLTQALAQMRADQSLKQIEARYSPQLQIAH, from the coding sequence ATGACATTTTGCCGCCTTCCCCGCTGGCCACTGCGCAGCCTGCTGCTGGCCAGCCTGATTACCGTCAGCACCAGCAGTCAGGCCAGCGAGCTCACGCTGCTGGTGGGCGACAATCCGCCGTTTAATAGCTTTGTCCACGGCAAGCCCGAGGGGATGGCGGTCGATGTGGTCGGCGAAATGCTCAAACGCAGCGCGATCAGCGCCAAACAATACAATTATCCGTGGGCGCGGGCGCTGCAAACTGCGGCGACCACGCCCAATCATTGCGTCTATACGCTGGGGCGGATTGCCGAGCGTGAAAAGCGCTACGTCTGGATCGGGCCGATTGCGCGGATTCAAGGCGTCTTTTTTGGCTTGCGCGAGCGCCAGCTGCAGCTTAAATCGCTGGACGACGCACGCAAGCTGCGGATTGGTGATTTGCGTCAGGGCGCCAACGCAGTCTGGCTGGAGCAGCTGGGGTTTAAAATCGACTACGCCAATACTGAGGAGCAAAATATCAAAAAGCTGCTCGCCGGGCATATTGACCTCTACCCGGCCAGCCTGCACGCCGGGCCGGAAATTGCCCGCCGGATGAAAATTCCCCCGCAACGGATTACTCCTTTGCTGGCCTTTAATCAGGTTGATCTGTATCTGGGCTGCAGCCCGAACACGCCATCACCGCTGATCAAACGGCTGACGCAAGCGCTGGCGCAAATGCGCGCAGATCAAAGCCTGAAGCAGATTGAAGCCCGCTACAGCCCGCAGCTCCAAATAGCCCACTAA
- a CDS encoding DEAD/DEAH box helicase has protein sequence MPFAALALSDQLVRATQDLHYQDPTPIQQAAIPAVLAGHDVLACAQTGSGKTAAFVLPLLQKYQQYRAHIHALDPDLRPKHKHVRTLILVPTRELAVQVAETIRGLSKRLSELPKLACVYGGVSINPQMMALRGGADIVVATPGRLLDLLAQNALKINAVQQLVLDEADRLFDLGFSDELNRILALLPLERQNLFFSATFAPAVQELAEKLLRDPTRIEIEATPVVAPDIWQRAIEVDEAARTMLLRHLLKQRGWQRVLVFVATQYAAEHVAKKLKRAGIKAEAFHGSFEQGKRSQVISDIKASRIQVVVATDLAARGIDIAQLPAVVNYDLPRSSTDYTHRIGRTGRAGERGEAVSFVSADFAAHFKVLEKQLGLKLERERIAGFEPSEIFSSKAVSLVADDHGGIKGKRKSKKDKLREAAALAAKQGE, from the coding sequence ATGCCTTTTGCTGCCCTTGCCTTATCCGATCAACTCGTCCGCGCTACGCAGGATTTGCATTATCAAGACCCGACGCCGATTCAGCAGGCGGCGATTCCAGCCGTGCTGGCGGGCCATGATGTGCTCGCCTGTGCGCAAACCGGCTCGGGCAAAACGGCGGCGTTTGTGTTACCACTGCTGCAAAAATATCAGCAATATCGTGCGCACATCCACGCGCTTGACCCCGATTTACGCCCCAAACACAAACACGTCCGAACGCTGATTCTGGTGCCGACGCGCGAGCTGGCGGTGCAGGTGGCCGAGACGATTCGTGGCCTGAGCAAACGTCTGTCCGAATTACCCAAGCTCGCCTGCGTTTACGGCGGCGTGTCGATTAATCCGCAAATGATGGCTTTGCGTGGCGGTGCCGATATTGTGGTGGCGACGCCGGGGCGGCTGCTCGATCTGCTCGCGCAGAATGCGCTGAAAATCAATGCGGTGCAGCAGCTGGTGCTCGACGAAGCCGACCGGTTGTTTGATCTGGGCTTTAGCGACGAGCTAAACCGCATTCTGGCCTTGCTGCCGCTGGAGCGGCAGAACCTGTTTTTCTCGGCGACTTTTGCGCCTGCGGTGCAGGAGCTGGCCGAGAAACTATTGCGCGACCCGACGCGAATCGAGATCGAAGCTACGCCGGTGGTCGCACCCGACATCTGGCAGCGCGCGATTGAAGTCGATGAAGCCGCGCGGACGATGCTGCTGCGCCATTTGCTTAAACAGCGCGGCTGGCAGCGCGTGCTGGTGTTTGTCGCCACACAATACGCCGCCGAACATGTGGCCAAAAAACTCAAACGTGCCGGGATCAAGGCAGAAGCTTTTCACGGCAGCTTCGAGCAGGGCAAGCGCAGCCAGGTGATTAGCGACATTAAAGCGTCACGCATTCAGGTGGTCGTCGCCACCGATCTGGCCGCGCGCGGCATTGATATCGCCCAGCTGCCCGCCGTGGTGAACTACGATCTGCCGCGCTCCAGTACCGACTACACGCACCGGATTGGCCGTACTGGCCGGGCGGGAGAGCGGGGCGAAGCGGTGAGTTTTGTCAGCGCCGATTTTGCCGCGCATTTCAAAGTGCTGGAAAAACAGCTGGGATTGAAGCTGGAGCGCGAACGCATCGCCGGCTTTGAGCCGAGCGAAATTTTCAGCAGCAAGGCGGTGAGCTTGGTCGCTGATGATCATGGCGGTATCAAGGGCAAACGCAAAAGCAAAAAAGACAAATTGCGTGAAGCCGCCGCGCTGGCTGCCAAGCAAGGTGAGTAG
- a CDS encoding pseudouridine synthase, whose amino-acid sequence MPQLLLLNKPYGVICQFTPSPPHQCLADYVTIKDVYAAGRLDTDSEGLLLLTGNGTLIHRITDPKHKLPKIYWVQVEGIPDEAALQALRDGGLDLGDFKTQPAGARIIEQPAIVWPRVPPIRERAAIPTTWLEIIISEGKNRQVRRMTAKVGYPTLRLIRYAVGGYTLDDIPLGQYKLLNIAAPGVAKPEPVKVARPKQRGRRGPNKVR is encoded by the coding sequence ATGCCACAGCTTCTCCTGTTGAATAAACCCTACGGTGTGATTTGCCAGTTTACGCCCAGCCCGCCGCATCAATGCCTGGCCGACTATGTGACTATCAAGGATGTTTATGCCGCTGGGCGGCTCGATACCGATTCGGAAGGGTTGTTATTGCTCACTGGTAATGGCACGCTGATTCACCGCATTACTGACCCTAAGCATAAATTGCCGAAGATTTACTGGGTGCAGGTCGAGGGCATTCCGGATGAAGCCGCGCTACAAGCACTGCGCGACGGCGGCTTAGATTTGGGCGATTTTAAAACCCAGCCCGCTGGCGCACGCATTATCGAGCAGCCCGCCATCGTCTGGCCGCGCGTGCCGCCAATCCGTGAGCGTGCAGCTATTCCAACCACATGGCTGGAAATCATTATTTCCGAGGGCAAAAATCGCCAGGTGCGGCGCATGACCGCCAAGGTAGGGTATCCGACGCTACGTCTTATCCGCTATGCGGTAGGTGGCTATACCCTAGATGATATTCCACTTGGGCAATATAAGTTGCTCAATATTGCCGCGCCGGGCGTTGCCAAGCCAGAGCCGGTGAAGGTGGCGCGCCCCAAGCAGCGTGGTCGGCGCGGGCCAAATAAAGTCCGCTAA
- the icd gene encoding NADP-dependent isocitrate dehydrogenase, with amino-acid sequence MSLIKVPQGGTKIVPNLATPDNPIIPFIEGDGIGVDITPVMIDVVDAAVKKCYGDARKIHWMEIYCGEKASKLYADGSYLPQETLDALKEYVVSIKGPLATPVGGGIRSLNVALRQNLDLYVCLRPVRYFEGVPSPVKRPDLVDMVIFRENTEDIYAGIEWDATSEGAKKVIEFLQKEMGVNKIRFPESSSIGIKPVSKEGTERLVRKAIQYAIDNNRKSVTLVHKGNIMKFTEGMFRTWGYELAKNEFGGVEIDGGPWLQLPNGIVIKDVIADAFLQQILLRPADYDVIATLNLNGDYISDALAAEVGGIGIAPGANLSDNVACFEATHGTAPKYAGQDKVNPGSLILSAEMMLRHMGWTEAADKIIESMGKAIQDKIVTYDFARLMDDAQEVSCSAFGKAMIERM; translated from the coding sequence ATGAGTCTGATCAAAGTACCTCAAGGCGGCACGAAAATCGTTCCTAACCTCGCGACGCCAGATAATCCAATTATCCCGTTTATCGAAGGTGACGGTATTGGTGTGGATATCACCCCAGTAATGATCGACGTTGTCGATGCGGCTGTGAAAAAATGCTACGGCGACGCACGCAAAATCCACTGGATGGAAATCTACTGCGGCGAGAAAGCGTCTAAATTGTACGCAGATGGCTCATACCTGCCACAAGAAACCCTCGACGCACTGAAAGAATACGTAGTATCGATCAAAGGCCCATTGGCTACACCAGTTGGCGGCGGTATTCGTTCATTGAACGTAGCACTGCGTCAAAACTTGGACCTGTATGTTTGCTTGCGTCCAGTGCGTTATTTCGAAGGCGTTCCTTCGCCAGTAAAACGCCCAGACCTCGTTGACATGGTGATCTTCCGTGAAAACACTGAAGACATCTACGCCGGTATCGAGTGGGACGCGACTTCTGAAGGCGCGAAAAAAGTGATCGAATTCCTGCAAAAAGAAATGGGCGTGAACAAGATTCGCTTCCCAGAATCTTCTTCTATCGGTATCAAACCAGTATCGAAAGAAGGTACTGAGCGTCTGGTGCGTAAAGCGATTCAATACGCAATCGACAACAACCGTAAGAGCGTTACCTTGGTACACAAAGGTAACATCATGAAGTTCACCGAAGGTATGTTCCGCACTTGGGGCTACGAGCTGGCCAAGAACGAATTCGGTGGCGTTGAGATCGACGGCGGCCCATGGTTGCAATTGCCGAACGGCATCGTGATCAAAGACGTGATCGCTGATGCGTTCCTGCAACAGATTCTGTTGCGTCCAGCTGATTACGATGTAATCGCAACATTGAACCTGAACGGCGACTACATTTCTGATGCCTTGGCAGCAGAAGTAGGCGGTATCGGTATCGCTCCAGGCGCGAACTTGTCTGACAACGTAGCGTGCTTCGAAGCAACACACGGTACAGCACCGAAATACGCTGGCCAGGACAAAGTAAACCCAGGTTCATTGATTCTGTCTGCTGAAATGATGTTGCGCCACATGGGCTGGACTGAAGCAGCTGACAAGATCATCGAATCAATGGGCAAAGCAATCCAAGACAAGATCGTAACTTACGACTTCGCTCGCCTGATGGACGACGCGCAAGAAGTGTCTTGCTCGGCCTTCGGTAAAGCAATGATCGAACGCATGTAA
- a CDS encoding cold-shock protein, which translates to MALGTVKWFNDSKGFGFITPDEGGDDLFAHFSAINMPGFKTLKEGQRVSFELTQGQKGMQAGNIQTA; encoded by the coding sequence ATGGCATTAGGTACTGTTAAGTGGTTCAATGATTCTAAAGGTTTTGGCTTCATCACTCCAGACGAAGGTGGCGATGATTTGTTTGCGCACTTCTCTGCGATCAATATGCCTGGCTTCAAGACGCTGAAAGAAGGCCAACGCGTTTCTTTCGAGCTGACACAAGGCCAGAAAGGCATGCAAGCAGGTAATATCCAGACAGCTTAA
- the clpS gene encoding ATP-dependent Clp protease adapter ClpS has translation MALTHQFDTELKTADVRTAPPPMWQVVLLNDDFTPMDFVIDVLQQFFGLGSDQATQIMLKVHHEGRGICGTYPKDIAATKVADVTQHARSHQHPLQCIMEVK, from the coding sequence ATGGCACTTACGCACCAATTTGATACCGAATTAAAAACCGCAGATGTTCGCACCGCCCCCCCGCCAATGTGGCAGGTTGTATTACTCAATGATGATTTCACCCCGATGGACTTCGTCATCGACGTGTTGCAGCAGTTTTTCGGATTAGGATCGGATCAGGCCACACAGATTATGCTTAAAGTGCACCATGAAGGTCGCGGCATCTGCGGAACTTACCCCAAAGACATCGCTGCAACCAAAGTGGCCGACGTTACGCAGCACGCTCGCTCACACCAGCACCCGCTGCAATGCATCATGGAGGTGAAATAA